In the Lepeophtheirus salmonis unplaced genomic scaffold, UVic_Lsal_1.4 unplaced_contig_828_pilon, whole genome shotgun sequence genome, GGAATGATGATCGCTATATTAATTCACTGGTCACTGCATTTAAGCACACTGCTGAACAAGCAGCGGAATGGCCTGCACCAATTGTAGTAAGGCGTAATATGCCCgcgattattaattattttgaagcaTTGCCTTTTGTGCAATCTGATGAAGATAAAGAAATTGTTCAGAATGGGATATCTGAATGCTTGGAAAACCTTAAAACTTAGGAGacaaaaatgactaaaaaagaattaaagcaCAAACATTGCAAGCCCCACAATCAAAAGAACAAACACAAAGTTGGATAAAGCGCTTGGGTGATGTAGAACGAGAAATTGGCAGAGAATCAGCACAAATGAATGATGCTATTGCAGATATCACAGATAAACACAAACCAACACTTAATGATTTACAAGCACGAGCGAAAGAGCTGCAAATAGGCATACAAGCTTGGTGTGAAGCACATAGAGATGATctaacaaataaatcaaaaacagcTAACTTAATCACGGGGGAAATTAGCTGGAGACAACGACCACCTTCAATTTCTTTGCGTGGAATAGATACTATTTTAGAAAACTTAAGGTCATTGGGTTTAGCTCGTTTTATAAGAACAAAAGATGAAATCAACAAAGATGCTATGCTAAATGAAGCAGATGTAGCTGCAAGTGTTGCCGGTGTAACAATAAAAACAGGCGTTGAAGATTTTATTATCAAGCCGtttgaagcaaatattgagGAATAATTATGTACGTAGGCAATCAACTAGCAAAAATACATATCGGAAAAAAAGCAATGGGGTTATCTGATGATGAGTACAAAGACTTTTTATTCGGATTAACTAAAAAACgttcatctaaaaaaatgacattgggTGAACGTACAATAGTTATAtctaaaatgacaaaaatgggGCATTTAATCTTCAAAAGGCCGCTTAGCAAGCAAGAAAAAGCGTGCGTTGCAAAATGGTACAAATTGCGCGAGATAGGCGTTATAAAAAGCAAGGATAAGTCATCTCTGAatacttatatacaaaataaatttaaagaaaaaaacatatttgatttaaCAGATGCTGAGCAAAGGAAATTGCTCGGCATGCTACAGGGTTGGATAGATAGTGTTGAGCATAAAGTAgagaaaaacaaacatatatttgatagGTAATAAAATGGATGATTTTAAACTTGGTAGCAAAGATATAGCACCTGACATCACAGAGACTACTGAGTTTTTCACTCATTTATGTGATGTCATTCTTTATCAATGTAAATTGATTGGAGTTGATAACAGTACTGCTGAAGAATtagcaaaaaatacaacaatagaTACTGTTAATGCTTTTGCTGGTAATAACATCTATGTAGCTAAAAAACCATTGTCGTTAGTGAaacacattaatatatatagtgaCTACAGAGCAAACATGCCGATAAAGGAGAtcgcaaaaaacaacaaagtaaCAACGCAGtgggtatattttattattaaagaattaaaaaagaaacactcATCAAATAATCAACGATCACTATTTTA is a window encoding:
- the LOC121131551 gene encoding mu-like prophage FluMu host-nuclease inhibitor protein gam, with the protein product MNDAIADITDKHKPTLNDLQARAKELQIGIQAWCEAHRDDLTNKSKTANLITGEISWRQRPPSISLRGIDTILENLRSLGLARFIRTKDEINKDAMLNEADVAASVAGVTIKTGVEDFIIKPFEANIEE